Within Claveliimonas bilis, the genomic segment CCAGATGCCGGAAAAAGCGTTGGAAAATACATCCGGCTGCGCCTGGTGCTCCAAACTGTACATACAGAGACTGGAGGCAAACATAAGCATCAGAATAATAAAGACAGAGGAGAAAAGCTGCTGTTTTTTTCCGACAATGACTTCTGTAATGACGTTGAGGGCGTCATAGTAGGCGTTGATCCGAAACAGCCGAAAAATCCGGATGATCCGAAACATGCGGAAAGCAATGGCGCCTGAAGGGAAAAAGATTGGGAGATACTGAGGCAGGAAGGATAAAAGATCCACAATACCGGTAAAGGAAAACATATACTTTAAAGTCGCCCTCCATACAGGAAGATCCGGATACAAATACCCTGCTGTCCATATCCGGAGGATGTAATCCATCAGAAAAAGAGCAACAGTAAGCTCTTCCAATGTCAGAAGAAGAGTGCCGTACTGTGCCCGGTATTCCTCGAAGGTATATAACATGCTGACTGCCAGATTCACAATAATGCAGAAGGCGTTGAAAAAATCATAGATCCGGCTTGCATAATCGTATTTTGTGCCAACCTCAATGATCTCAAAAATTCTTCTTTTATATTTCCCCAGTTTCTTGAACATCGCTTTACGTTCTCCTTGTCTGTTTTTCCTGTTGTCTGCTGATCTCATCAGACAGCTTTTTCAACATCTTTTCCCTGTCATCGGGAAGAGCGCCCCGAACACGAACGGAAATAAGATCATGAAAACCGTCGTACAGAATTTCCCGGCTGCCCGGGGAGGAAGATGGATGAAAGAGTTTCAGAAAATGCCGTTCTTCCTTCAGATTTTCCAATTCGGATGCCGGAGAAAAGAGGCCTTCCTCGATTTTCCGCCAAAGGGGAACCGTGCGGTCGAGAAACAGAGAAAAATTTACAATATGCGTCGGCTGTGTCCGATCAAAAAATTCCGCCAGAGCTTCGGCGTTTTCCAGTCCCCGGCCTTTTCCGGCGATGCCGGTCATAATGTGGGCGTCAAAAATAAGCCCGGCTTCCTTCAGCTTATATACGGCGGCATAGGCCTGTTCCAGGTTGTGTTCTTTTCTCATAAAAAGCAGAACGTCGTTCAGCCCGGTTTCAATTCCGATATAGAGATGCCTGACGCCGTGTTCCCATAAAGATTTCAGTTCTCCCGCGGATTTGGCGAGAATGGAAGAAACGGTGGCATCCATATTGACGCTGCTGCAGCCAGGGAAATAGGCATGTATCATGTTAAGGATTTCAAGAAGGCGGGAAGTATCAAGGCAGAAGGCGTTTCCATCTCCTAAGAATACCCGGCTGGGATTTCCGCCGGCTTCTTTTACGCGCTTCAGTTCCGCCTCAATTTGTTCAAGAGGAAGAACCCGATAGTTCAGGTGGCGGAATAAATTGCAAAAGAAACATCTGTTATAACTGCAGCCTACCATGACAGGCAGCATAAAAGAGCCCCGTTCCATAGGGGAGCGGCAGATCTGGCCTTCATATTCCATAATTATCACTTCCTTATAAAAATTTCAGCAGAAAAAGTCCAACTCCGCTTGCAACCCCGGCCAGAATGAAGGAAAGTTCAATTCCGGCAATATCCAGAAGATAAGGACATAAAATAGAGATCAGTCCGTATCCGATCATAACTGCACCATAGTTGATCCCCTGATATTTTGTGCCGAAATGGTCGGAGACAACCACAGGGAATAAACTGACAACCCCGCCGTATACCAGACAGACAGCGGAAATAAGTACAATGAAAAGCAGCCCGCCTGCAGCGGAAACTCCGATAACAGAGACTGTGCAGAGAAGATAGATCATGCGAAGGATCTTTTTTCTCCCTGCCAGGTCGGAAAGCCAGGGCAGAGCAAACCGTCCGACAATGTTGGCGATAGATGCAGCCATCACGCCGGCAAGAGCCTGGCTGTTTGTGAGTCCCCGGGCCATTCCCAGAGATTTCATCAGCGGATTGACGAGAACATAGGCGGGAACAGCCAGAGCCATGATCGTACTGATGATCAGATAGGATCTGGTGCGCATCATTTCCCCCACTGTAAACTGCTTCTTTGAAGATTCGGAATCTCCCTGCAGGGCAGATGAGCCTTGAGAAAGTGCTGCCTGATCAGAGGCAGAGGGCTCCCGAACCCAGAAAGCGCCCAGACACAAAACGGCATAGATTACCGTCACCATGAGCATGGCAGTGCGGTAACCCCAGCGGGACAGCACATAGTCGCACAGCGGATTCATAAGAATACCGGAGATTCCGACCATACCGATGGTAATACCGGAAACCATGCCTCTTTGCCGGGGGAACCATTCCTGGGGAACGGCAGTCAGCATACTGAATGCACATCCCGATCCGAAACCGCCGAGGGCGCCGTATCCCAGCGAGATCAGCCAGGGCATGTTGTGGGGAGCCATGGCTGCCAGAAAGAAACCGCCGCACATGACAGCGCTTCCGAAAAAGATCGTTGCCCTTGCGCCGATCTTGTGCTGAAGAAAGCCGCCCAGCATATTTCCGGCTGCGAAAATGCCGATGATAATGGTAAAAGGCTGGCTGGAGGCCGCCAGGGAAAGCCCGTATTCCTCTTGTACATAAGGCTGAAATACAGTCCAGATATAAGGATTGCCGTGCACAAAATTTACAATGGATGCTGCCGCCAGAATTACATAACGATTGGGTTGACGTTTCTGCCTCATTCCCTGCCCTCCTTCCCGAAATAGGGATACGTAATCATACTTTCATTATAGGCGATTGGAGACAATTGGCAAGAGGAAAAGCTTTCTTTTACAGCAATCCTGTCTCTGTGTTATGATAAAGGAAATGACAAGGAGGGCTGATCATGGAGGATTCCTATGTACTTCAGATGAAGAACCGCAAATTTTCCGATTTCTATTTATGTTTCTGCGGCTATGCCAAATGCAGTCCGCTTCACAGCTTCGGACCGGCAGTCAGACCCAACTATATTCTGCATTATATTGTGGATGGGAAAGGGAAATTTCTGGTAAATGGCGAAGAGTACAACCTTCAAAAGGGGCAGGGATTTCTGATCGAGCCGGAAGTACAGACCTTTTATCAGGCAGATGAGGAAGTGCCATGGACATATCTGTGGATCGGATTTGGAGGAAAGAAGGCAGAGGATTATTTAAGAGATCTTGGACTGAATAAAAAGCAGCTTATCTTTCAGTGCGGCTGCGGGGAGGAATTAAAGCAGATTGTATATTCCATGTTAAAACATAGAAAATATACAGCCGCAAATGAGTACTTTCTGGAAGGTCTTTTATATACATTTTTTGGCACCCTGAAAGAAAATATGGAAATCGCGGGAAATGCCGGGGAAAAGGATGGCAACCTTTATGTCCGCAAGGCGGTGGAATTTATCCAGAATAATTATGCGGATCCTGTCAGAGTAAAAGATATTGCCGATTATGTGGGGGTGAACCGAAGCTACCTTTACACGCTTTTCCAGGATAATCTGCAGTTATCGCCCAAAGAATATCTTACAAATTTCCGTCTTACCCGGGCAGCAGAGCTTCTGCAGCTTACAGATCTGTCAGTTGAGACAGTTGCTATGTCCTGCGGCTATCAGGATGCGCTGGGATTTTCCAAGATATTCAAGGCAAAAATGGGGATCACTCCGTCTGCATACAGGAAGGAGAATGCGGCCTGGCAGGAAACAAAGAGGAAAGAAGAAATTGATCTAACATTTTGACTCATTTTTCTAACGAATGCTCCTAGGCGCCGGTTACGGTTTTATATATAATTGGCGTAGCGTCAGTGCACAAGGGTACACCGACGCCAGCATTGGAGGAGAAGAAAATGAGTATAATTGTTAATGAAAAAAATAAAACATTTCACCTGTATAATAATCAGATCAGCTATCTTATGTCTGTCTTGCCAAACGGTCACATAGGACAGCTGTATTTTGGGAAAAGGATCCACCACAGAGAGGACTTTTCTTATTTGCTGGAGAGAATGTCCCGCCCGATGGCATCCTGTATTTTTGAAGAGAGTAAAGATTTTTCACTGGAACATCTGAAACAGGAATACGGAGTCTATGGGAGCGGGGATTACCGCATGCCTGCGGCAGACGTTTTGCAGGAAAACGGCAGCAGGATCTTGGATCTGTGCTATGAAGGCTATGAGGTTCAGGAAGGAAAGCCGTCTCTTCCGGGGCTTCCGGCAATTTATACGGAAAATGAAAAAGAGGCGGAAACATTGATTCTTTGCCTTGGGGATAAAGTTACGGGGCTGAAGGTACGGCTGATGTACACCATATTTGCGGCGGAGGGAATTATTGCAAGGAGTGTTTCTTTTGCCAACAATGGAAATCAGGCTCTTCACCTGGCAACCGCTATGAGCCTTTGCATGGATCTGCCGGATCATGACTATGAGTGGATGCAGTTTTCGGGAGCGTGGGCAAGAGAGAGACATTTGCGGACAAGACATCTGGAATATGGGATCCAGTCTGTTGGGAGCCTTAGGGGACATTCCTCTCACGAGCACAATCCTTTTGTCATTCTGAAGCGTCCGTCGGCGGATGAATTTCAAGGGGAGGCAATCGGTTTCAGCCTTGTGTACAGCGGTAATTTCCTGGCTCAGGCCGAGGTGGATACCCATGATACTACAAGGGTTCTTCTGGGAATCCATCCGGAAGGATTTGACTGGAAGCTGGAACCGGGCGAGACATTCCAAA encodes:
- a CDS encoding AraC family transcriptional regulator yields the protein MEDSYVLQMKNRKFSDFYLCFCGYAKCSPLHSFGPAVRPNYILHYIVDGKGKFLVNGEEYNLQKGQGFLIEPEVQTFYQADEEVPWTYLWIGFGGKKAEDYLRDLGLNKKQLIFQCGCGEELKQIVYSMLKHRKYTAANEYFLEGLLYTFFGTLKENMEIAGNAGEKDGNLYVRKAVEFIQNNYADPVRVKDIADYVGVNRSYLYTLFQDNLQLSPKEYLTNFRLTRAAELLQLTDLSVETVAMSCGYQDALGFSKIFKAKMGITPSAYRKENAAWQETKRKEEIDLTF
- a CDS encoding MFS transporter; this translates as MRQKRQPNRYVILAAASIVNFVHGNPYIWTVFQPYVQEEYGLSLAASSQPFTIIIGIFAAGNMLGGFLQHKIGARATIFFGSAVMCGGFFLAAMAPHNMPWLISLGYGALGGFGSGCAFSMLTAVPQEWFPRQRGMVSGITIGMVGISGILMNPLCDYVLSRWGYRTAMLMVTVIYAVLCLGAFWVREPSASDQAALSQGSSALQGDSESSKKQFTVGEMMRTRSYLIISTIMALAVPAYVLVNPLMKSLGMARGLTNSQALAGVMAASIANIVGRFALPWLSDLAGRKKILRMIYLLCTVSVIGVSAAGGLLFIVLISAVCLVYGGVVSLFPVVVSDHFGTKYQGINYGAVMIGYGLISILCPYLLDIAGIELSFILAGVASGVGLFLLKFL
- a CDS encoding radical SAM protein, with amino-acid sequence MEYEGQICRSPMERGSFMLPVMVGCSYNRCFFCNLFRHLNYRVLPLEQIEAELKRVKEAGGNPSRVFLGDGNAFCLDTSRLLEILNMIHAYFPGCSSVNMDATVSSILAKSAGELKSLWEHGVRHLYIGIETGLNDVLLFMRKEHNLEQAYAAVYKLKEAGLIFDAHIMTGIAGKGRGLENAEALAEFFDRTQPTHIVNFSLFLDRTVPLWRKIEEGLFSPASELENLKEERHFLKLFHPSSSPGSREILYDGFHDLISVRVRGALPDDREKMLKKLSDEISRQQEKQTRRT